A region of the Candidatus Rokuibacteriota bacterium genome:
GGCGCCGGGAAGACGACGCTCTTCCGCATCCTCAACCTCACCCTCCGCCCCAGCTCCGGGAGCGTCCGGCTGGGTGGCGTGGACGTGTCACGCCTCGGCGAGGCCGAGCTGCGCACCGCGCGCCGCCGCATCGGAACGATCTACCAGCAGGGGAACCTGGTGGGGCGCCTCCGCGTCGTCCACAACGTCCTGGCCGGCAACCTGGGCCGCTGGTCCACCCCGAAGGCCCTGGCGTCGCTGGTCCGTCCCCGGGAGGCGGGGAGCGCCGAGCGGGCCCTGGGCCAGGTCGGGATCGCTGAGAAGCTGTACGCGCGCACCGACGAGCTGTCCGGTGGCCAGCAGCAGCGGGTCGCCATCGCCCGCGTCCTCGTCCAGGACCCGGACGTCATCCTGGCCGACGAACCGGTCTCCTCCGTGGACCCGTCGCTCGCCGTCAGCATCGTCACGCTCCTCCGCGACCTCTCGGCCGAGTCGAGGAAGACCCTGCTGGTGAACCTCCACAGCGTAGAGCTCGCCCTGGCCTCGTTCCCGCGCATCGTCGGGATCCGCGATGGCCGGGTGCTCTTCGACCTGGCCCCGGACAAGGTCACGGGGGAGCTCCTCCGCACGCTCTACGCCGGCCACGATGAGCCGGAGCGCGAGGTCGAGGGGCTTCATGCGATTCTCCCGGTCAGCGGGGTTTGCCGACCGCTTACGAAGTAAGTCAGCCTTCCCGTATCTCTTCGGCCTCTGCTTCGTCGCCTCGCTCCTCTTCTCCGTGCGCCTGGCCCAGGTGGACCCGAGGCTCCTGGTCGAGGCCCAGGCCCTCGCCAACCTGGCGCGGTTCGTCGGCGGCATGTTCCCCCCCGAGCTCTCCTGGT
Encoded here:
- a CDS encoding phosphonate ABC transporter ATP-binding protein, producing the protein MYELRDVRKIFADGSVAVDGVSLTLGPGEHVAFIGPSGAGKTTLFRILNLTLRPSSGSVRLGGVDVSRLGEAELRTARRRIGTIYQQGNLVGRLRVVHNVLAGNLGRWSTPKALASLVRPREAGSAERALGQVGIAEKLYARTDELSGGQQQRVAIARVLVQDPDVILADEPVSSVDPSLAVSIVTLLRDLSAESRKTLLVNLHSVELALASFPRIVGIRDGRVLFDLAPDKVTGELLRTLYAGHDEPEREVEGLHAILPVSGVCRPLTK